A region from the uncultured Macellibacteroides sp. genome encodes:
- a CDS encoding alpha-L-arabinofuranosidase C-terminal domain-containing protein, translating into MKTQVLLSAILFLLICPKGFSSTKEVTNQPDSVYLFSYATTKDHNTRGLHFAWSIDQKYWHSIGPEYGYVKSDFGRWGVQKRMIDPYLMQDSDGLWHCVWSLNENEKAFAHASSQDLVDWKRQSYPMVEPGNCLRPVLRYDPAQKLFELTYVSSQNKYYCLSTANFKSYTPVKEVPSDSYVNSSKQITLAEGICSGQVHRVAWTVVDKLIGAYERKQYNEALGQERTEQDADRFADLKPVEVTVTVEKEKAKSISDKLIGIFFEDINYAADGGLYAELIQNRDFEYALSDKEGYDPDWNSTHSWRVKGESTLFSIATENPLHPNNPHYALLEVKSPGASLVNSGFDGIVVKKGEKYDLSVFTKQIAGKGGKVLARIVDKNNQVVAQATLNVSTAGWKKQQSVLTATADAANASLELQPLTPGSIGLDMISLFPQKTFKGRKNGLRADLAQLLADLHPRFVRFPGGCVAHGDGIHNIYRWVNTVGPLEARKPQRNLWGYHQTAGLGYFEYFQFCEDIGAEPLPVLAAGVPCQNSAVGGGGQQGGIPLCEMDNYVKEILDLVEYANGDAKKTKWGKVRAEAGHPLPFNLKYIGIGNEDLITDLFEERFTLIYNAMKEKHPEITVIGTVGPSFEGTDYKEGWELATKLNVPMVDEHYYQSPGWFINNQKYYDSYDRTKSKVYLGEYAAHLPGRPNNLETALAEALYLTAIERNGDVVSMTSYAPLLAKENHTQWNPNLIYFNNEEAKPTVDYFVQQLYSRNSGDEYLPVRLAVSNQRNEVKNRIAVSVVRDSKTNDVIVKLVNMLPVSVRTEVNLNGLETGRLNGSKTVLTGSPADKQVRPTTESIQATSNLPCNLPAYSFTVIRLTHPAK; encoded by the coding sequence ATGAAAACACAGGTCTTACTCAGTGCCATTCTATTCCTTTTAATCTGCCCTAAAGGCTTTTCTTCAACAAAGGAAGTTACCAACCAACCAGATTCCGTATACCTTTTCTCCTATGCAACCACCAAAGATCACAATACCCGTGGATTGCATTTTGCCTGGAGCATCGACCAGAAATACTGGCACAGTATTGGTCCTGAATATGGATATGTAAAATCGGACTTTGGGAGATGGGGCGTACAGAAACGTATGATAGATCCCTATCTGATGCAGGATTCGGATGGCTTATGGCATTGTGTGTGGAGCCTGAATGAAAATGAAAAGGCTTTTGCCCATGCTTCTTCACAGGATTTGGTAGACTGGAAGCGTCAAAGTTATCCAATGGTAGAGCCGGGAAATTGTCTGCGACCTGTTTTGAGATATGATCCAGCTCAGAAACTCTTTGAGCTGACGTATGTTAGTTCGCAGAATAAGTATTACTGTTTATCGACAGCCAATTTTAAATCTTATACTCCGGTTAAAGAGGTTCCTTCGGATTCCTATGTTAATTCCAGTAAGCAGATTACATTAGCAGAGGGAATATGTAGCGGACAGGTGCATCGGGTGGCATGGACGGTTGTAGATAAATTAATCGGGGCCTACGAACGGAAGCAGTATAACGAAGCTTTAGGGCAGGAACGTACGGAGCAGGATGCTGACCGCTTTGCCGACTTGAAACCTGTGGAAGTAACAGTTACAGTAGAAAAAGAAAAAGCAAAGTCCATCAGTGATAAGTTAATTGGCATCTTCTTTGAAGATATTAATTACGCGGCCGACGGCGGACTTTATGCCGAGCTTATTCAAAACCGTGACTTCGAGTATGCCTTGAGTGATAAAGAGGGGTATGATCCGGATTGGAATAGTACCCATTCCTGGCGTGTTAAGGGAGAAAGCACTTTATTCTCCATTGCTACGGAGAACCCTCTTCATCCCAATAATCCGCATTATGCCTTGCTTGAAGTAAAGAGTCCGGGAGCTTCGTTGGTAAATAGCGGCTTCGATGGTATCGTTGTGAAGAAGGGAGAGAAATACGACCTTTCTGTTTTTACTAAACAAATAGCAGGAAAAGGGGGTAAGGTGTTGGCGCGGATTGTGGATAAGAACAATCAGGTAGTGGCTCAGGCAACATTGAACGTATCTACGGCTGGATGGAAAAAGCAACAAAGTGTGCTTACTGCAACTGCCGATGCAGCGAACGCTTCTTTAGAGTTGCAACCTCTTACGCCTGGAAGTATTGGTCTGGATATGATTTCGCTTTTCCCGCAAAAGACTTTTAAAGGAAGAAAGAATGGACTTCGTGCCGATCTGGCCCAGCTTTTGGCAGATCTTCACCCCAGGTTTGTCCGCTTCCCCGGCGGTTGTGTAGCTCATGGCGACGGTATTCACAATATCTACCGCTGGGTAAATACGGTTGGTCCGCTTGAAGCGCGTAAACCTCAGCGCAATCTTTGGGGATACCATCAAACAGCAGGTCTTGGCTATTTTGAATACTTCCAGTTCTGCGAAGACATAGGAGCGGAACCTCTCCCTGTATTGGCTGCAGGAGTTCCTTGTCAGAACTCGGCAGTAGGAGGAGGCGGTCAGCAGGGAGGAATTCCTCTTTGCGAGATGGATAATTATGTAAAGGAGATTCTCGATCTGGTGGAGTATGCCAACGGCGATGCGAAAAAGACTAAATGGGGAAAAGTACGAGCCGAAGCTGGTCACCCGCTTCCTTTTAACCTGAAGTATATTGGAATAGGCAACGAAGACCTGATAACCGACTTGTTTGAGGAACGGTTTACTCTGATTTATAACGCCATGAAGGAAAAGCACCCGGAAATCACAGTAATTGGAACGGTTGGTCCTTCTTTCGAGGGAACAGACTATAAGGAAGGATGGGAGCTGGCAACAAAGCTAAACGTTCCGATGGTGGACGAGCATTACTATCAATCGCCGGGATGGTTTATCAACAATCAGAAATATTACGACAGCTACGATCGTACTAAATCAAAGGTATACCTTGGCGAATATGCGGCCCATCTTCCCGGACGTCCCAATAACCTGGAGACAGCGCTGGCTGAGGCATTATATCTTACGGCAATAGAGCGGAACGGTGATGTGGTAAGTATGACATCCTATGCGCCGTTGCTTGCCAAAGAGAATCATACGCAATGGAATCCGAACCTGATCTATTTTAATAATGAAGAGGCAAAACCAACGGTAGATTACTTTGTACAGCAACTGTATAGCAGGAACTCTGGCGATGAATATTTGCCAGTCCGGCTTGCAGTAAGCAATCAGCGTAATGAGGTGAAGAACCGTATTGCCGTTTCTGTTGTAAGGGATAGTAAAACAAACGATGTGATTGTGAAACTGGTAAATATGTTACCTGTATCTGTACGGACAGAAGTAAATCTGAACGGCCTCGAAACCGGAAGATTAAATGGATCGAAGACGGTTCTCACAGGTTCTCCGGCCGATAAACAGGTGAGACCAACGACCGAGTCCATTCAGGCAACAAGCAATTTACCCTGCAATTTACCCGCTTACTCGTTCACAGTAATCAGACTTACCCATCCAGCGAAGTAA
- a CDS encoding S41 family peptidase, protein MKTTICIITFITVILFSSCLTDEKKRCYNLDFEQSIDGYPTDWTNNTYPGYEIRMDSIITYHGKFSVSIENKGGDPAYNTWGFTIPDIYEGKQITLAGYIKTENVTDGYAGLWMRIDPQIGFDNMHQRGITGTTDWTRYEITLNMKPSKTKQTVVGGILVGKGKMWLDNLSITIDGKKINRLKPRIFKKIEKYNESDNEFDSGSNITLHSFDNQLSANLALLGKIWGFLKYHHPSIARGDYNWDYELFRFLPDYLKIKNNEERDQILLRWINKYGNVPVCRTCEATPSDAILKPDLSWFEKGDINPDLKNKIEKIYLNRYQGEKYYVRTTLVGNTEFCHENAYSRMQYPDTGFRLLALFKYWNTIQYFFPYKYLCEKEWNEILKEYIPLFISAKNELEYEQAVLLIIGEINDTHGGAMNEFNEIAAWRGWHFAPYRVQFVENKLVVVDYDPEFTQKSKLRIGDIITHINGKSIELIVDSIKRFYPSSNKRSMLRDISRDLLRSNNRFADIKYISSGHNKQERLPLSSDMLNLYTMDSKKNNTSPCYKLIDENIGYVTLASIKDEDVIRIKKKFIHTKGIIIDIRNYPSAFVIYSLGAYFVSSHTPFFRASTPNINNPGEFTMERVDGILKIGDTYHGKLVVLVNEETQSAAEFTAMALRAGSNTTIIGSQTAGADGNISEIVLPGGIKTIFSAVGIYYPNGKETQRIGIIPDLVVEPTINGIKRGKDEVLEKAIEIISSNKVKANQEAN, encoded by the coding sequence ATGAAAACCACAATCTGCATAATTACATTCATTACTGTTATCCTATTTAGTTCTTGCCTTACAGATGAGAAGAAGAGATGTTATAATCTTGATTTTGAGCAATCAATAGACGGATATCCTACAGATTGGACAAACAATACTTATCCGGGATATGAAATCCGTATGGATTCCATCATTACATACCATGGAAAATTTTCGGTATCCATTGAAAACAAGGGCGGTGATCCTGCTTACAATACGTGGGGGTTTACTATTCCCGACATCTATGAAGGAAAACAAATAACTTTAGCCGGCTATATAAAAACAGAGAATGTAACAGATGGATATGCCGGGTTATGGATGAGAATCGATCCTCAAATAGGATTTGATAATATGCATCAAAGAGGGATAACAGGTACTACAGATTGGACAAGGTATGAAATCACATTGAATATGAAGCCTTCGAAGACAAAACAAACCGTAGTTGGAGGTATATTGGTCGGCAAAGGAAAAATGTGGTTAGACAACTTGAGTATAACAATTGACGGGAAGAAGATAAACCGTCTTAAACCCCGAATCTTCAAAAAGATTGAGAAATATAATGAAAGTGATAACGAATTTGATTCCGGATCAAACATTACATTGCATTCTTTTGATAATCAATTATCAGCGAATCTGGCATTATTGGGTAAAATATGGGGATTCTTAAAATACCATCATCCCTCCATAGCTAGAGGAGACTATAATTGGGATTACGAATTGTTTCGCTTCCTTCCGGATTATCTAAAGATAAAAAATAATGAAGAAAGGGATCAAATACTTTTAAGATGGATTAATAAATATGGTAATGTGCCTGTTTGCCGAACTTGTGAGGCAACTCCTTCGGATGCAATTCTTAAACCTGATTTATCATGGTTTGAAAAGGGAGACATAAACCCTGATTTAAAGAATAAGATCGAAAAAATCTATCTGAACAGATACCAGGGTGAGAAATACTATGTAAGAACAACACTTGTTGGAAACACTGAGTTTTGTCACGAAAACGCTTATTCCAGGATGCAATATCCGGATACAGGATTCAGATTATTGGCTTTATTCAAATATTGGAATACCATTCAATACTTTTTCCCTTACAAATATTTATGCGAAAAAGAGTGGAATGAGATACTTAAAGAATACATTCCATTATTTATTTCGGCAAAAAACGAACTCGAATACGAACAGGCTGTTCTATTAATTATTGGAGAGATTAATGATACACATGGTGGAGCAATGAACGAATTTAATGAAATTGCGGCGTGGAGAGGATGGCATTTTGCACCGTACAGAGTTCAATTCGTCGAAAATAAGCTTGTAGTAGTAGATTACGATCCGGAATTTACTCAGAAATCAAAATTAAGAATTGGCGATATCATTACTCACATTAATGGAAAAAGTATTGAATTAATTGTTGACAGCATAAAAAGATTTTATCCTTCATCCAATAAAAGAAGTATGCTAAGGGATATTAGTCGCGATTTATTGCGGTCCAATAATAGGTTTGCTGACATTAAATACATTTCCTCTGGCCATAACAAACAAGAAAGATTGCCTTTATCAAGCGATATGTTGAATCTATACACGATGGATAGTAAAAAGAACAACACATCTCCTTGCTACAAACTTATTGATGAAAATATTGGCTATGTAACATTAGCTTCGATAAAAGACGAGGATGTAATTCGTATTAAAAAGAAATTTATACATACAAAAGGAATAATAATAGATATTAGAAACTACCCCTCGGCATTTGTTATCTATTCATTGGGAGCATATTTTGTTTCAAGCCATACCCCATTTTTTAGAGCTTCTACCCCTAATATAAATAACCCCGGCGAGTTTACAATGGAGAGAGTAGACGGAATCCTCAAGATAGGAGATACATATCACGGAAAACTCGTTGTTCTTGTAAATGAAGAAACTCAAAGTGCGGCTGAATTTACCGCCATGGCACTCAGAGCAGGGAGCAATACAACTATCATAGGGAGTCAAACAGCCGGAGCAGATGGTAATATTTCTGAAATAGTGTTACCTGGTGGAATAAAAACAATATTCTCGGCAGTTGGAATCTATTATCCGAACGGAAAAGAGACCCAACGAATTGGTATCATTCCGGATCTCGTAGTAGAACCAACAATCAATGGAATTAAACGTGGCAAAGATGAAGTTCTGGAAAAAGCAATTGAAATAATCTCATCAAACAAAGTTAAAGCGAATCAGGAAGCTAATTAA
- a CDS encoding HU family DNA-binding protein, with the protein MAASYKMYKNPPKNGEETERELHARIIPNMTVDIEYLAVEISQQSSFCSADVKGMLEAFTALITSHLKSGDNLNLQGLGSYSVSLKSPKGITKESQIRSESIRFKNVNFRCSSTMKSALHSMKLERKRAGKKESKTPEQRLQQIVKDLQTNRSITASRCMTINQCSRDTALSDLNKLIIDNKIEKLGSGRSVLYLLKA; encoded by the coding sequence ATGGCCGCTAGTTATAAGATGTATAAGAATCCGCCAAAGAATGGTGAAGAGACAGAAAGAGAGTTGCATGCGCGGATTATACCGAACATGACGGTGGATATCGAATACCTGGCAGTTGAGATATCGCAGCAATCGTCCTTCTGTTCGGCGGATGTAAAGGGAATGCTGGAAGCATTTACCGCCCTGATAACCTCTCATTTAAAAAGTGGAGACAATTTAAATTTGCAGGGTTTGGGAAGTTATTCTGTTTCATTAAAAAGTCCGAAGGGAATTACTAAGGAATCGCAGATACGATCGGAATCCATTCGCTTCAAGAATGTTAACTTTCGCTGCTCGTCCACAATGAAGTCGGCTCTGCATAGCATGAAACTGGAGCGAAAAAGAGCGGGCAAAAAAGAGTCAAAGACTCCGGAACAACGACTTCAACAAATAGTAAAAGACCTGCAAACCAACAGAAGCATCACAGCAAGTCGCTGTATGACCATCAACCAATGCTCTCGCGACACCGCATTAAGTGATCTAAACAAACTGATTATAGACAACAAGATTGAAAAACTAGGCTCCGGAAGAAGCGTATTGTACCTACTGAAAGCGTAA
- the meaB gene encoding methylmalonyl Co-A mutase-associated GTPase MeaB — MKHPENSDKYKALKVNKGVPDVPSVNPYLKKRIQRKHYTPAEFTEGILEGNITILSQAVTLVESAKHEHQQIAQEIIERCLPHAGKSVRIGITGVPGAGKSTSIDSFGMHLIKEGRKLAVLAIDPSSERSKGSILGDKTRMEALAREKNAFIRPSPSAGSLGGVARKTRETIVLCEAAGFDTIFVETVGVGQSETAVHSMVDFFLLIQLAGTGDELQGIKRGIMEMADGIIINKADGDNIDKANLAASQFKNALHLFPPADSGWFPKVLTYSGYYGIGIKGIWDMVAEYVDYTKMNGYFNFKRNEQAKYWMYESINETLKDGFYNNPAVTAILSQTENQVLSNEISSFVAAKRMIDAYLTNLSGR, encoded by the coding sequence ATGAAACATCCGGAAAACAGCGATAAATACAAAGCGTTAAAAGTAAATAAAGGTGTGCCAGACGTACCTTCGGTCAACCCCTATCTGAAGAAAAGAATTCAACGAAAGCATTATACGCCTGCGGAATTTACTGAAGGCATCCTGGAAGGTAATATCACTATTTTAAGCCAGGCTGTTACGTTGGTAGAAAGTGCGAAGCACGAACATCAGCAAATAGCTCAGGAAATTATAGAACGTTGTCTCCCCCATGCCGGAAAGTCTGTGCGAATAGGAATCACCGGTGTACCGGGCGCAGGGAAAAGTACCTCGATCGATTCTTTCGGCATGCATCTGATTAAAGAAGGGAGGAAACTGGCTGTACTAGCCATAGATCCAAGCAGCGAAAGATCGAAAGGAAGTATTTTAGGTGATAAAACGCGTATGGAAGCCCTTGCCAGGGAAAAGAACGCCTTTATCCGCCCTTCTCCTTCTGCCGGATCGCTGGGTGGTGTAGCAAGAAAGACCCGCGAAACCATCGTTCTGTGTGAAGCTGCCGGCTTTGATACGATCTTTGTTGAAACCGTAGGGGTTGGACAAAGTGAAACGGCTGTTCATTCCATGGTGGATTTCTTCTTGTTAATTCAGCTTGCCGGTACAGGTGATGAATTGCAAGGCATCAAACGTGGTATAATGGAAATGGCTGATGGCATTATCATTAACAAGGCCGACGGTGATAATATAGATAAAGCGAATCTGGCTGCCTCGCAGTTCAAAAATGCGCTTCATCTGTTTCCCCCTGCCGATTCAGGATGGTTCCCCAAAGTGCTAACCTACTCCGGATACTACGGTATTGGGATTAAAGGAATCTGGGACATGGTAGCAGAATATGTTGACTATACCAAAATGAATGGTTACTTTAATTTCAAGCGTAACGAGCAGGCCAAATACTGGATGTACGAAAGCATCAATGAAACTTTAAAAGATGGTTTCTACAACAACCCAGCGGTAACAGCTATTCTGTCGCAGACAGAAAACCAGGTTCTAAGCAATGAAATAAGTTCTTTCGTTGCCGCAAAGCGCATGATTGATGCCTATCTAACCAATTTGTCGGGTAGATAA
- a CDS encoding DUF1573 domain-containing protein: MKRLLLLFGFICAVLTVSAQKGAVIDSDELTYNFGIISEEDGLASHVFVIKNTGGAPLVINRVTASCGCTRPEWSKEPVAPGKTTNLKVSYDPTGRPGPFTKMVSIYSNGKKGSFNLAIKGTVTARPFRPDFSYPYAIGELKLHTKTVLFSSVIPTETAGERIMVVNSGKEDLEVRMDKLPSYLMAEINPKVLRAGETGEITLLLDGHSVKKPGRYTTSLNLIVGKGKTEAKGSVLVSANIVDDFSKLSATAKASAPQIQLSSTLVDFGTLPNKGKVSRELKVTNVGKSKLLIHSISCENELVSLQGNKREIKPGATVSYTILLHPKEIKTKLEALVNIVCNDPNGPVRLIKVTASN, from the coding sequence ATGAAACGTTTGCTACTACTCTTTGGCTTCATCTGTGCGGTTTTAACAGTATCTGCTCAAAAGGGAGCTGTTATCGATTCGGATGAACTGACTTACAATTTCGGTATTATATCCGAAGAAGACGGGCTTGCTTCGCACGTGTTCGTAATAAAAAACACAGGAGGCGCCCCTCTGGTAATTAACAGAGTAACGGCATCGTGCGGTTGTACCCGTCCGGAATGGTCTAAAGAACCTGTAGCTCCGGGTAAAACAACAAACCTGAAAGTAAGCTACGACCCTACGGGAAGACCGGGGCCCTTTACTAAAATGGTTTCCATTTATAGTAACGGAAAAAAAGGAAGTTTTAATCTGGCCATAAAAGGGACGGTTACGGCTCGTCCCTTTCGCCCGGATTTTTCCTACCCTTATGCCATTGGCGAGCTAAAATTACATACCAAAACGGTTCTTTTCAGCAGTGTTATCCCAACAGAAACTGCCGGAGAGCGTATTATGGTTGTTAACAGCGGAAAGGAAGATCTTGAAGTTCGTATGGACAAACTGCCTTCTTACCTGATGGCAGAAATCAACCCGAAGGTATTACGTGCCGGAGAAACAGGAGAAATCACACTGCTGTTAGACGGTCATTCTGTTAAGAAACCGGGAAGGTATACTACATCGCTCAATCTGATTGTTGGCAAAGGAAAAACAGAAGCAAAAGGAAGCGTTCTGGTTTCGGCAAATATTGTAGACGATTTCAGTAAGTTATCGGCAACAGCCAAGGCTAGTGCTCCGCAAATTCAGCTTTCTTCAACCTTGGTCGACTTTGGTACTCTGCCAAACAAAGGAAAGGTATCCCGCGAATTGAAAGTTACAAATGTTGGAAAGTCCAAGCTACTTATCCACAGTATTAGTTGCGAAAACGAATTAGTGTCCTTACAAGGAAATAAGAGAGAAATAAAGCCCGGCGCAACTGTTTCCTATACAATTCTGTTACATCCAAAAGAGATTAAAACAAAATTGGAAGCTCTTGTCAACATTGTATGCAACGATCCCAACGGACCTGTGCGTTTAATCAAGGTAACGGCCTCCAACTAA
- a CDS encoding DUF1573 domain-containing protein translates to MRQVVFMLMALMLVTGMATAQDKKAVIAVDNAVHDFGKFKEADGNVTHTFVVTNQGDAPLVITRVIASCGCTTPVWTKEPIAPGKTGKVDVTYNPVNRPGPFSKTISVYSNGKVGSFILSIRGDVTGK, encoded by the coding sequence ATGAGACAAGTGGTATTTATGTTAATGGCTTTGATGCTGGTAACCGGAATGGCTACGGCTCAAGACAAAAAGGCTGTAATCGCAGTTGATAACGCAGTGCATGATTTCGGCAAATTCAAAGAAGCTGATGGAAATGTAACACATACATTTGTTGTAACCAATCAAGGCGATGCTCCTTTGGTAATAACACGTGTTATAGCCTCTTGCGGCTGTACAACTCCTGTGTGGACTAAAGAGCCAATCGCTCCGGGTAAGACAGGCAAAGTTGATGTAACGTACAATCCGGTAAACCGTCCGGGTCCATTTTCAAAGACGATTTCTGTTTACAGCAACGGAAAAGTGGGAAGCTTTATTCTCTCTATCCGTGGTGATGTAACTGGTAAATAA